A region of Massilia sp. WG5 DNA encodes the following proteins:
- a CDS encoding pseudouridine synthase, with amino-acid sequence MSLILFNKPFQVLCQFSAEPGRASLADYIDIPNIYPAGRLDADSEGLMLLTDDGRLQHRIAHPDQKEAKTYIVQVDGVADAALLARLQAPLDLGDFVTKPCRAVQIAAPDWLWPRNPPIRTRQDKPTSWIAITLEEGKNRQVRRMTAAVGLPTLRLVRTSIGPFSLASHPLMPGDWMEVPAEAIGAGKSRKA; translated from the coding sequence ATGTCCCTCATCTTATTCAACAAGCCATTCCAGGTGCTTTGCCAGTTCAGCGCCGAGCCTGGCCGCGCTTCGCTCGCGGACTATATCGACATCCCGAATATCTACCCGGCCGGCCGCCTCGACGCCGACAGCGAAGGCCTGATGCTGCTCACCGACGACGGCCGCCTGCAGCACCGCATCGCCCATCCGGACCAGAAAGAAGCGAAGACCTATATCGTGCAGGTCGACGGCGTGGCCGACGCGGCGCTGCTGGCCCGCCTGCAGGCACCGCTCGACCTGGGCGACTTCGTCACCAAACCCTGCCGCGCAGTACAGATCGCCGCGCCGGACTGGCTGTGGCCGCGCAATCCGCCGATCCGGACGCGCCAGGACAAGCCGACCAGCTGGATCGCCATCACGCTGGAAGAAGGCAAGAACCGCCAGGTGCGCCGCATGACGGCCGCGGTCGGCCTGCCGACCCTGCGCCTGGTGCGCACCAGCATCGGGCCGTTTTCACTGGCCAGCCATCCCTTGATGCCGGGCGACTGGATGGAAGTGCCGGCGGAGGCGATCGGCGCCGGCAAGAGCCGGAAAGCTTGA
- the murJ gene encoding murein biosynthesis integral membrane protein MurJ produces MNLLRTLAAISSMTMVSRITGLLRDTLFARAFGASPYTDAFYIAFRLPNLLRRLFGEGAFSQAFVPILAEYKTQKGEAATHSLVDHVANTLVWATVLVSALGIVGAPLILMGIASGLDGDGFDKGVVMTRLMFPYIACMSFVVLAGAVLNTWREFKVPAFTPVLWNLSSIFFSLFLVKYFEVPIYSMAVAVMVGGVAQVAIQIPALKRIGMLPRLSLNPVAGLSDPGVRRILKKMGPAVFAVSAAQISLLINTNYASNMGGGAVSVLQYADRLMEFPTGILGVALGTILLPSLSKANSDGDIAEYSALLDWGLRLTLLLALPAAVGLAALSTPLIAALFNYGEFNAANVAAATAPLMAYAAGLLGIILVKILAPAFYARQDIRTPVRIAIGVLVATQAMNLVFVPVLGVAGLALSIGLGACLNALFLYMGLRRRRIYTPHAGWLVFFLKVALATGVMGAAAWFSQAQLDWAALRSHPFLRVGALLLIIALSAVVYFAVLFALGFRPRDFTRRAK; encoded by the coding sequence ATGAACCTACTTCGAACCCTGGCGGCCATCTCGAGCATGACGATGGTCTCCCGCATCACCGGCCTGCTGCGCGACACCCTGTTTGCCCGTGCCTTCGGCGCCTCGCCCTACACCGACGCCTTCTACATCGCGTTCCGCCTGCCCAACCTGCTGCGCCGCCTGTTCGGCGAAGGCGCCTTCTCGCAGGCCTTCGTGCCGATCCTGGCCGAATACAAGACCCAGAAAGGCGAGGCCGCCACCCACAGCCTGGTCGACCATGTGGCGAATACCCTGGTCTGGGCAACCGTGCTGGTCAGCGCGCTCGGCATCGTCGGCGCCCCGCTGATCCTGATGGGCATCGCCAGCGGCCTGGACGGCGACGGCTTCGACAAGGGCGTGGTCATGACCCGCCTGATGTTCCCCTACATCGCCTGCATGTCCTTCGTGGTGCTGGCCGGGGCCGTGCTGAACACCTGGCGCGAATTCAAGGTCCCGGCCTTCACGCCGGTGCTGTGGAACCTGTCCTCGATCTTCTTCTCGCTGTTCCTGGTGAAGTACTTCGAGGTGCCGATCTATTCGATGGCGGTGGCGGTGATGGTCGGCGGCGTGGCCCAGGTCGCGATCCAGATCCCGGCCCTGAAGCGCATCGGCATGCTGCCGCGCCTGTCCCTGAATCCCGTGGCCGGCCTGAGCGACCCCGGCGTGCGCCGCATCCTCAAGAAGATGGGCCCGGCGGTGTTCGCCGTCTCCGCGGCCCAGATCAGCCTGCTCATCAACACCAACTACGCCTCGAACATGGGCGGCGGCGCCGTCTCGGTGCTGCAGTATGCCGACCGCCTGATGGAATTCCCGACCGGGATCCTGGGCGTCGCGCTCGGCACCATCCTGCTGCCCAGCCTGTCCAAGGCCAATTCCGACGGCGACATCGCCGAATACTCGGCCCTGCTCGACTGGGGCCTGCGCCTGACCCTGCTGCTGGCCCTGCCGGCCGCGGTCGGCCTGGCGGCGCTGTCGACGCCGCTGATCGCCGCCCTGTTCAACTACGGCGAATTCAACGCCGCCAACGTGGCCGCCGCCACCGCGCCGCTGATGGCCTATGCGGCCGGCCTGCTGGGCATCATCCTGGTGAAGATCCTGGCCCCGGCCTTCTACGCGCGCCAGGACATCCGCACCCCGGTGCGGATCGCGATCGGCGTGCTGGTCGCGACCCAGGCCATGAACCTGGTGTTCGTGCCCGTGCTGGGCGTGGCCGGCCTGGCGCTGTCGATCGGCCTGGGGGCCTGCCTGAATGCGCTGTTCCTGTACATGGGCCTGCGCCGCCGCCGCATCTACACGCCGCATGCCGGCTGGCTGGTCTTTTTCCTCAAGGTGGCCCTGGCGACCGGCGTGATGGGCGCGGCTGCCTGGTTCAGCCAGGCGCAGCTCGACTGGGCGGCGCTGCGCTCCCACCCCTTCCTGCGCGTCGGCGCCCTGCTCCTGATCATCGCGCTCAGCGCCGTGGTCTACTTCGCCGTGCTGTTCGCGCTGGGCTTCCGTCCGCGCGATTTCACGCGCCGCGCCAAGTGA
- the rpsT gene encoding 30S ribosomal protein S20: MANTAQARKRARQAVKQNAHNSAQRSTLRTAIKAVKKAIQAGDKAAATTIFQQSVSTIDSIADKKIIHKNKAARHKSRLAAAIKALSA, from the coding sequence ATGGCAAATACCGCACAGGCGCGCAAGCGCGCTCGTCAAGCAGTTAAGCAAAACGCTCACAACTCGGCTCAGCGCTCGACCCTGCGCACCGCAATCAAGGCTGTCAAGAAGGCCATCCAGGCTGGCGACAAGGCCGCGGCAACCACCATCTTCCAGCAATCCGTGTCGACCATCGACAGCATCGCTGACAAGAAGATCATCCACAAGAACAAGGCCGCTCGCCACAAGAGCCGCCTGGCTGCCGCCATCAAGGCCCTGTCGGCTTAA